From Pseudomonas sp. G2-4:
ACGCCCGTCCCAGACGTTGAAGTCCCCGACCACCGAAACGCGCCGTGCGTTCGGCGCCCACACGGCAAAGCGCACGCCGTCGATGCCATCGACCGTGGTCAGTTGCGCACCAAGGCAGGAACTGAGGTCGCGGTGATTACCCTCGCCGAACAGGTAAAGGTCCATTTCCCCCAGCAACGGGCCGAAGCTGTAGGGGTCCTCTGCCACTTGCTCGCCACCAGCCCAGCGGGTGCGCAGCAGGTAAGGCTGGGCACGGTCAAAATGGCCGACGAACAAGCCAGGGGTTTCAGTGAGTTGCAAATCGCCCAATTCTTCGCCGCCATCGCGGGCGAGCACCTGCACGCTCAGCGCACCGGGCAAGTACGCCCGGATGAATTGCCCGCCCGCACCATCGCCGTGGGGGCCAAGGATAGAAAACGGGTCCTGATGTTCTGCACGCACCAGCGCATCGATGTCATGGGGGGCTGGCAGTAATGACTCTTTGGCCTGCCCCTGTGGTTCTTTGTTCGAGACACTCATGATTTTCTCCACTAAATCGGTCCGGCTAAGTCGGAAAAGGGTTTCAACCCACTCAATAACCCGTACAGGCCGTGCAATGGCACGGGCAGCCAGGCGGGGCGATTCTCGGCTTCATAGGCCACTTCATAGGCCGCCTTCTCCAGGCCGAACAACGCCAGCGCGGCGTCTTCGCCTTCAGCATCCTTCCATTCATGAGCAAGACTAGCTGCCGCCAGTCGATATGCCTGAACAAATGCCTCGCGGGCCTCTTTCAAATAACGATCAGCCACCCGTTGCCGGGCCGCATCGGCATCGGCCGTGCTGTCGACGGTGTTCAAATGGATCGCCATGGCCGCCGCGTAATCGAAGGAACGCAACACACCACTGACGTCCTTGTACGGGCTGTGCTTGCCTCGACGCTCGTGCAGCGGCCGTGCCGGCTCGCCTTCGAAGTCGATCAGGTAAGCGTCGCCCTTGATCACCAGCACCTGCCCCAAATGCAAGTCGCCGTGGACGCGAATGCGCAAACCACCGACGGCCTTGCTGGCCAGCGCCTGGATGTGGGCCAGGACGGTTTTCTTGTGCTCCAGCAAACGTGCGACCATGGCCTGGTCCGCCGGGGTCAGTTGGCCCTGGTTCTGCTTGAGCAGACGCAAGGCATTCTCCACCTGCGCAGCCACATCCTTGCCGATGGCCTGGGCTTCCTTGGCGTTGGTGGCCTGAGGCGCGAAGTCCGGGTCGTCGGTGGCCTGGGCCAGTACCTGGTGCATTTCCCCGAGGCGCTGGCCGAGCATGCCGGCAAAATCCTTTAGTTCGCCCAAGGCGTTGTAGTGTTGTTCCTGCTCGGACACGGCATCGGCCAGTTCATCACGCAACGCGCGCTCGAGGTTGTTCTGGGTCCATTCCCACGCATCGCCCTGGTTGCTCAGGTAGCCCTGGGCAATCATCAGCAGTGCATCCTCGCCCTGGGCATCACGGCGGATCACCGAACCCAGCAGCGGCGAGATGTTGTTGAACCCTGCGGCCGTCAGGTAGGCACTCATCTCCAGTTCCGGATGCACGCCCGAGGCGACTTTACGGATCAGCTTGAGCACCAAGGCGCCGCCCACTACCACTGAACTGTTGGACTGCTCGGCGGACAGATAACGCACTTCCGGCTCGGTCCCTAGGTTCAACGCGGTCAGGCCTTCGGTGGGCTCGAAACGCAACTCACCGTCGTTGCATGGCAGCACCGTACTGGTCTGCATGCCTTGCAGCACGGCCCGGACGAAGCTTTCCAGGCTGAACGCATCGGTGATCAAACCGACCTGACGCACCCGACGTACCCGTGACAGCGCCAATTGCTGTGGCAGCGCCGCGCCCACCTGGTCTTCGGCCAGCAGACCAAATGGCAGTTGATAGCGCAGCGTCTGCCCACCGCTGGTGACGTCGATTTCACTGAGCAGCACGGGATGCTGCGCGTCGCCGAAGCGCACGCCATAGACAATGTTGACCTTCTCGATGGCGCTGTCCTTGCCGGCGAACCAGCGACGGTTCTGCAACCAGCTCGGCAGGATGGTCTGCTCCAGCGTGGTGCGCGACGGCGCTTCAAGCAACTCTTCCAGGCGTTTTTTCAGCACCAGGGTGGTGAAGTCCGGCAGGCTCTGGGCCGGCTCCACGTGCCAGCTCGGCATCTGGTTTTCCGTCGCCAGGGCGAACCAATAGAAGCCATAGGGCGGCAGGGTCAGCAGGAAATTCAGCTGGCCGATAGGCGGGAAGGCATTCCCCCCCAGCATCTCGACCGGGACCATGCCAGCGTAGGTCGACAGGTCCAGCTCGGCCGCCTGGGCGCTGCGGGACACGTTGGCCACGCAGAGGATGATTTCGTGCTTGCCTTCCGGACTGGTGTACTCGCGGGTATAGGCCAGGATCCGACGGTTGCTCGGCGACAGCATTTTCAGCGTGCCCCGGCCGAAGGCCTGGGACTGCTTGCGCACCGCCAGCATCCGCCGGGTCCAGTTGAGCAGCGAATGCGGGTCGCCGGCCTGTGTCTCGACGTTGACCGACTGGTAGCCGTATTGGGGGTCCATGATCGGCGGCAGCACCAGGCTGGCCGGGTCGGCCCGCGAGAAACCGCCGTTGCGGTCGATGGACCACTGCATTGGCGTGCGCACGCCGTCACGGTCGCCCAGGTAAATGTTGTCGCCCATGCCGATTTCATCGCCGTAGTACAACGTCGGCGTGCCGGGCATCGACAGCAGCAGGCTGTTGAGCAATTCAATGCGGCGACGATCGCGCTCCATCAGCGGCGCCAGGCGTCGGCGAATCCCCAGGTTGATCCGCGCCCGACGATCGGCCGCGTAGTAATTCCACAGGTAGTCGCGCTCCTTGTCGGTGACCATCTCCAGGGTCAGCTCATCGTGGTTGCGCAGGAAAATCGCCCACTGGCAGTTAGCCGGGATCTCCGGCGTCTGACGCAGGATATCGGTAATGGGGAAACGGTCTTCCTGGGCCAGCGCCATGTACATGCGCGGCATCAGCGGGAAGTGGAACGCCATGTGGCATTCGTCGCCGTTCAGGCCTTCGGCATCCACGTCCCCGAAGTACAGCTGGGTGTCTTCCGGCCACTGGTTGGCTTCGGCCAGCAACATGCGATCTGGATAGTTCGCGTCGATCTCGGCACGGATCTGCTTGAGGACGTCGTGGGTCTCGGGCAGGTTTTCATTGTTGGTGCCGTCGCGCTCGATCAGGTATGGGATGGCATCCAGGCGCAGGCCGTCGATACCCATGTCCAGCCAGTAGCGCATCACCGACAGCACGGCCTTGATGACCTGCGGGTTATCGAAATTGAGGTCGGGCTGGTGGGAATAGAAACGGTGCCAGAAGTACTGGCCGGCCACCGGGTCCCAGGTCCAGTTGGATTTCTCGGTGTCGAGGAAAATGATCCGCGTGCCGTCGTACTTGTGGTCGTCGTCGGACCAGACGTAGAAATCCCGCGCCGCCGAACCCGGCTTGGCCTTGCGCGCCCGTTGGAACCATGGATGCTGGTCGGAGGTATGGTTGATGACCAGCTCGGTGATGACCCGCAGGTTGCGCTTGTGAGCCTCGGCAATGAAGCGTCGCGCATCGGCCATGGTCCCGTAGTCGGGGCTCACACCCCGGTATTCGGCAATGTCGTAGCCGTCATCGCGCCGCGGCGAAGGATAGAACGGCAGGAGCCAGATGGTGTTGACGCCCAGGTCAGCGATGTAGTCGAGCTTCTCGATCAAGCCGGGAAAGTCACCGATCCCGTCGTTGTTGGAGTCGAAATAGGATTTTACGTGGACCTGATAAATCACCGCATCCTTGTACCAGAGCGGGTCTTTGATAAAGGTGGCAGACCGGGGTTTCTTCGCCATTTGCAACTCCTGATGAATTCTATAAAGCCGCTGGAACAGGCTTGTGAGGTCTTATGTGGCAAGGGCGCTGTTGTAGTACTGAATGATCTGTCGTGCTGAGTTAGCTGTTGTGGCGAGGGAGCTTGCTCCCGCTTGAGTGCGCAGCGCTCATCGCTTTTTTGGGGCCGCTGCGCGACCCAGCGGGAGCAAGCTCCCTCGCCCCCCCCTCAGCCCCGCGCCTGTCTCACGCCACGCTGATCCGCCAGATCCCAAACGGCTGGTGAGCCGGATCAATGCGCATGAACTGATACTTGCCATACCAGGTCCAGCGGTGCCCGCTCATCAAATCCTCGCCCTGGGTCTGGGCATCGTCCGGCAGGCCCATCTCCCACAACGGCAGCTCGAAATTGGCTTCCTGCGGGTTATGCGGATCAAGGCTCACCGCCACTAGGATGAAATTGCTGCCGTCCGGCGTGCGCTTGCCGAAGTACAAAATGTTGTCGTTCCAGGCGTTGTAGACCTTCAGGCCCAAGTGCGTGTGCAGCGCCGGGTTCTGTCGACGAATGCGGTTGAGCTGGGCGATTTCGGCAATGATGTTGCCCGGGGCAGTGAAGTCTCGAGGGCGGATCTCGTATTTCTCCGAATCGAGGTATTCCTCCTTGCCCGGCACCGGCGCCGATTCGCACAGCTCGAAACCCGAGTACATGCCCCACAGGCCCGAGCCCATGGTCGCCAGCGCCGCGCGGATCAGAAAGCCTGCACGCCCCGATTCATGGAGAAAGGCCGGGTTGATGTCTGGTGTGTTGACGAAAAAATTCGGCCGGTAGCATTCGCGCCAGGGTGATTCGTTAAGCTCGGTGAAATAAGTCGCCAGTTCAGCCTTGGTGTTGCGCCAGGTGAAATAGGTGTAGCTCTGGGAATAACCGACCTTGCCCAGGCGCGCCATCATTGCCGGGGTGGTGAAGGCTTCAGCCAGGAACATCACTTCAGGGTGTTGGGCCCGCACGTCGGCGATCAGCCACTGCCAGAATGGCAAGGGCTTGGTATGGGGATTGTCGACGCGGAACATCTTCACGCCTTCGTTGACCCAACCCACCACGATATCCCGCAGCTCCAGCCACAGGCTGGGGATCGCATCTGCGGCATAGAAGTCGACGTTGACGATATCCTGGTATTTCTTCGGTGGGTTTTCCGCGTATTTGATCGTGCCGTCCGGCCGCCAGTTGAACCAGCCCGGATGCTGCTTGAGCCACGGGTGGTCCTGGGAACACTGGATAGCAAAATCGAGGGCGATCTCCAGGCCATGCTCGGCCGCTGCCGCCACCAGGCGCCGGAAGTCTTCACGGGAACCCAGTTGCGGGTGAATCGCCTCGTGCCCGCCCTCCTCGCTGCCGATGGCATAAGGGCTGCCCGGGTCGTCGGGGCCGGCCGTGAGGGAATTGTTCGGGCCTTTACGGAAGCTGCGACCGATGGGGTGGATCGGCGGGAAGTACAGCACGTCGAAGCCCATGTCCTGGAT
This genomic window contains:
- the treS gene encoding maltose alpha-D-glucosyltransferase, with product MAKKPRSATFIKDPLWYKDAVIYQVHVKSYFDSNNDGIGDFPGLIEKLDYIADLGVNTIWLLPFYPSPRRDDGYDIAEYRGVSPDYGTMADARRFIAEAHKRNLRVITELVINHTSDQHPWFQRARKAKPGSAARDFYVWSDDDHKYDGTRIIFLDTEKSNWTWDPVAGQYFWHRFYSHQPDLNFDNPQVIKAVLSVMRYWLDMGIDGLRLDAIPYLIERDGTNNENLPETHDVLKQIRAEIDANYPDRMLLAEANQWPEDTQLYFGDVDAEGLNGDECHMAFHFPLMPRMYMALAQEDRFPITDILRQTPEIPANCQWAIFLRNHDELTLEMVTDKERDYLWNYYAADRRARINLGIRRRLAPLMERDRRRIELLNSLLLSMPGTPTLYYGDEIGMGDNIYLGDRDGVRTPMQWSIDRNGGFSRADPASLVLPPIMDPQYGYQSVNVETQAGDPHSLLNWTRRMLAVRKQSQAFGRGTLKMLSPSNRRILAYTREYTSPEGKHEIILCVANVSRSAQAAELDLSTYAGMVPVEMLGGNAFPPIGQLNFLLTLPPYGFYWFALATENQMPSWHVEPAQSLPDFTTLVLKKRLEELLEAPSRTTLEQTILPSWLQNRRWFAGKDSAIEKVNIVYGVRFGDAQHPVLLSEIDVTSGGQTLRYQLPFGLLAEDQVGAALPQQLALSRVRRVRQVGLITDAFSLESFVRAVLQGMQTSTVLPCNDGELRFEPTEGLTALNLGTEPEVRYLSAEQSNSSVVVGGALVLKLIRKVASGVHPELEMSAYLTAAGFNNISPLLGSVIRRDAQGEDALLMIAQGYLSNQGDAWEWTQNNLERALRDELADAVSEQEQHYNALGELKDFAGMLGQRLGEMHQVLAQATDDPDFAPQATNAKEAQAIGKDVAAQVENALRLLKQNQGQLTPADQAMVARLLEHKKTVLAHIQALASKAVGGLRIRVHGDLHLGQVLVIKGDAYLIDFEGEPARPLHERRGKHSPYKDVSGVLRSFDYAAAMAIHLNTVDSTADADAARQRVADRYLKEAREAFVQAYRLAAASLAHEWKDAEGEDAALALFGLEKAAYEVAYEAENRPAWLPVPLHGLYGLLSGLKPFSDLAGPI
- a CDS encoding alpha-1,4-glucan--maltose-1-phosphate maltosyltransferase, whose amino-acid sequence is MTAEHPTDLGHNLHLPLSQALLLPRIAIEDTMPVIDGGQFAAKAVAGQDVTVTSKVFADGHDKLAVRIRWHALGAEVWNSEVMTELGNNGWQGRFNVPKQGRYVFCIEAWVDQFASFCYELEKKFGAGVPISLELQEGRHQVQMAAERSDGELSEQLAELHHELSGLLPAEQVELFLAPRSADLMSLADHRPYLSISPEFPLDVERELAEFASWYELFPRSITDDPARHGTFNDVHSRLAVIQDMGFDVLYFPPIHPIGRSFRKGPNNSLTAGPDDPGSPYAIGSEEGGHEAIHPQLGSREDFRRLVAAAAEHGLEIALDFAIQCSQDHPWLKQHPGWFNWRPDGTIKYAENPPKKYQDIVNVDFYAADAIPSLWLELRDIVVGWVNEGVKMFRVDNPHTKPLPFWQWLIADVRAQHPEVMFLAEAFTTPAMMARLGKVGYSQSYTYFTWRNTKAELATYFTELNESPWRECYRPNFFVNTPDINPAFLHESGRAGFLIRAALATMGSGLWGMYSGFELCESAPVPGKEEYLDSEKYEIRPRDFTAPGNIIAEIAQLNRIRRQNPALHTHLGLKVYNAWNDNILYFGKRTPDGSNFILVAVSLDPHNPQEANFELPLWEMGLPDDAQTQGEDLMSGHRWTWYGKYQFMRIDPAHQPFGIWRISVA